From Cygnus atratus isolate AKBS03 ecotype Queensland, Australia chromosome 1, CAtr_DNAZoo_HiC_assembly, whole genome shotgun sequence, the proteins below share one genomic window:
- the ELK3 gene encoding ETS domain-containing protein Elk-3, with product MESAITLWQFLLQLLLDQKHEHLICWTSNDGEFKLLKAEEVAKLWGLRKNKTNMNYDKLSRALRYYYDKNIIKKVIGQKFVYKFVSFPEILKMDPHAVEISRESLLLQDSDCKMAAESRDVHKHSLSALKSTSRNEYIHSGLYSSFTINSLQNQPDTYKPIKTEKLEEKSEGNTPVEEVRTVIRFVTNKTDKQVMRPMVSLPSTSETAAASAFLNSPVSAKISSLMLPNSASISSPSSSSSRSPSLSPTSPLPAEHRNLFLESACHDSDSLEPLNLSSGSKAKSPSLPPKAKKPKGLEISAPPMVLSSTDIGSIALNSPALPSGSLTPAFFTAQTPNGLLLTPSPLLSSIHFWSSLSPVAPLSPARLQGPNTLFQFPTLLNGHIPVPLPSLDGASSPVLLSPNAQKS from the exons ATGGAGAGTGCAATCACGCTGTGGCAGTTCCTTTTGCAGTTGCTGCTAGACCAGAAACATGAGCACCTGATTTGCTGGACGTCTAATGATGGCGAATTCAAGCTACTCAAGGCAGAAGAAGTGGCTAAGCTGTGGGGactcagaaaaaacaaaactaatatgAATTATGACAAGCTGAGCCGAGCGCTCAGATACTATTATGACAAG AACATCATCAAGAAGGTGATCGGACAAAAGTTCGTGTACAAGTTTGTCTCGTTCCCTGAGATTTTAAAGATGGATCCACACGCTGTGGAAATCAGCAGGGAGAGCCTTTTGCTGCAGGACAGCGACTGTAAGATGGCCGCCGAGAGCAGGGACGTGCACAAGCACAGCTTGTCGGCACTGAAAAGCACAAGCCGCAACGAGTACATCCACTCTGGCCTCTACTCCTCGTTCACCATCAACTCTCTGCAGAACCAGCCAGACACTTACAAGccaatcaaaacagaaaaactggagGAGAAGTCAGAAGGAAACACACCGGTCGAAGAAGTTCGGACTGTCATAAGATTTGtgacaaacaaaacagacaaacaagtTATGAGGCCCATGGTGTCGTTGCCTTCCACCTCCGAaacagcagctgcctctgcttttcTCAACTCGCCCGTATCAGCCAAAATCTCTTCCTTAATGCTACCAAACAGTGCCAGCATTTCATCTCCGTCGTCATCTTCCTCCAGGTCGCCGTCTCTGTCTCCCACCTCGCCCCTCCCTGCGGAGCACAGGAACCTCTTCCTTGAGTCCGCTTGCCACGACTCAGATTCCCTTGAGCCGCTGAACCTCTCCTCAGGCTCCAAGGCAAAATCGCCATCTCTTCCCCCAAAGGCTAAGAAACCCAAAGGCTTGGAAATCTCAGCCCCACCTATGGTCCTATCCAGCACCGATATCGGTTCCATTGCCCTCAACAGCCCCGCGCTTCCTTCGGGATCCCTGACTCCAGCTTTCTTCACTGCACAG acCCCAAATGGATTATTGCTGACCCCAAGTCCGCTGCTGTCTAGCATTCATTTCTGGAGCAGCCTCAGTCCCGTTGCTCCTCTGAgtcctgccaggctgcagggacCAAACACTCTGTTCCAG TTTCCAACTCTGCTAAATGGTCACATACCAGTGCCACTCCCCAGTCTGGACGGAGCCTCTTCTCCAGTACTGCTTTCTCCAAACGCTCAGAAATCCTGA